The sequence CCGTTTCTGAAGTGCTGGTCAAACTGCTTCGTTCTGAAAGATTCCAATTGGATTCCGATTCTCCCAATTTTGCTGCATTTCGAAATCGACAcgaaacagaaaaattcaaCTCATGCCACTGGGTTCGGACGGAAATAGAGTCTGTCTAGAGAACGAGGAATTAATGGAGAATTTCTTGGGGAAGTGCGAATGCTCAATAGGTCAAGATATGATTTATACCATAGAACAGAAATGAAACCTAAAGATCTGGAAACGAGGCCACAAATAGCTCGCTGAATTCGCATTTGATCATAAAGAAAACTAATAGGTGTCGGTTAGTATGACATACCTGGTAGGTTGAACAGTCGAGGGCAGCACGAGCATAAGTTCGAACATAACGCGATATATGTGATACAGACCTGTAGCAGCATGTAGATAAACGATGCTTCTTTGAGACTGTTGGCTGCTGTCGCCTTCTGTAGAACTCTCCACTGAACTAAGATCGGGACGTTTGTTGCGTCTTCGTCTGTCGTCTCGGTGTTTGGCCTCGTGGTTGTATCGGCTGTTCGGAGATATCGGAGGCTTCAGATTGGTTCTGCTTCCTTTGAGGTCGCTTTTAGGAGAGGAAAATCGAATAAAACATTTGGGAGAGGGAAGTCTGTGAGGGTTCGGAACTAGAAATCCAGATCGGGTTCATCCATGTCAGCtgattttaaaccaaaataattaGCTCGCTACCATTGAAGATCAATCCGTTAGGGTGAAAATCAGCGGATATTGATCAATACCATCGAGATAATAATTTCGGTGATAATCAGGGTGCTTTCGTCTTACCGGtgagtttctgagatattgtTCAGCGACTTATGCTCAGCTTTCCTCCCCAAACCAGAAGTAACCTTCCTTTTCTCTTCGGCGATATTGTGTAAATCTCTAGTGGACTGACTTCTCAAACCAGGCCTTTTTTTTGGACCCGTAATCCCTCTAACACTGTCCCCATTGGACTCCTGATCAGTGTCCCCGAAGAAGCGGAGATTGCTCGCGGATGAAGACAATTTCGATCGAGTGCCCACAGTAATCTCATCTTCAGTGCTCGTGATATTCCCATCTTTGTGGCGTTTCTCTGATCTCTTCTTGGTAAGACGATCAAGCGATTTAAACCAGCTGCCGTGAGTTGATTCGGACCTTTTTGGGACATCTCTGACGGGACTAGGGGTCGACAGACGTCTTCTGTTTTTGTAATCTGTGCTCGCCTAAAAAGACAAAGCGCTTTGTTTAACAGTGAAATTGCAACGTacaaaaaggttaaaaaacaAGCAGATATAAATCTTATCAGACGTATGTTGCAGGACATGGCCACTAATAACctattatttgcaaaaaaccgGCAGGGGCCCATCCAGTTTAGAATGGTCTTTTTAATAGCCTCAGTAATGAGGGTTCCTTGTAAGTGGGATTTTGGGCAGTTTGGGCCGGGCtacatttacataaaaaatgtgacGAATCCTGATGGCAGGTAAGGAGTTTTGTTATAGCGCTTTAAGCGCACATAAACGATATTTACCTTATGTTTATGGATGAGTAATAAAGCCACTGCCCGTACCAGCATCAACAGTCGCCATCTAAATGCCCGAGGAATTTGAATCTTCTTATAAGCAAGACAATTTACTTATAAGAGGATTTTTAATACGACCATCTACGCGTTTCAAGGTTTTCGAGCCGATTGTAATTAGATAACATTGTTTAAAGATGGGCACTTAATCGACCAAGAACAATGCGACGGCATTGCGAAGCTCCggaattccatttttttcaacCTTTGAGTTGCCGATCCGTATTGGGTTCGATTTTTCACTTTCTGAAAGAATTCTATTAAGAGTAAATTAAGATGGATATGCAGATCTAGAGGGACTCTCAAGGAAACACGCCCACCGTCTGGTATTTTATCCACGGGCACTAACATTTATTAACATCAAGTTCACCAATAAGAAGACTTGCGTTTATGTAAATTATGTACTGTTGTCATCAATCATGGCTAAACTAAACTTGAAGGTGACTAAAACAACccttaataaataaaccagGATAATTATTGGTTAAcccgaaaaaatatttgcaatatgtGGATAACATGAATCAAACTGACTTCAATTCTAGGTGATTTAAAGATGTCATAAAGTtgaattgggaaaattttagaGTTATTAAGGGCAATGTAGTAAGTTCACACATCTTCAGGACTGGAAAAAGCGTGAATTATATAACGAgtataaattatgtaaatttgctTATGAAGAGTTTTGGAGAGAAAGGgggaaagatttttttttgataaaatcagTTAAAAGCGTCAGCGTATAATTTTAATGCTTATAGAATTAAGAATGCTTCTAAACATGCACCATTATCATGGTTAAAATTATGGTAAAATGTACCTTGTACAgggaaaaaaaagaatttcgaCGCATAAAGTGGAAAAAAGCGTAAGTCATACTTCAGAGttagttctttttttatgtttatgatACCATCGGTTTCGTTTAATGTTACGGTTTTAGTACTTGTTGGTTTTCtgcttttatcaatttttatattatcttTGCTAAAGATAGATGCATTTAAAGAAGCTAGAGCTAGAGGCTAGAAAACAACATctttggaaaattaaagatgTGAAAGTTACAGTTAACATGTAGGCGTCAATCAAAATCACTAGAAGTGTATGGTTAAATGCCTTGATGGTAACTGAAAAAATCTGTAATAATCTGAAATATACTCTCCAAAATAAAGGAATGATTCCTTGCACTTGAGTGTAACTCAAGGAAATCTGaatagtaaaaaaagaaagagcaAAGGATATAATGAAGTAATTCCTGtaaatttatgagaaatttgaagtaaatttaaattgattactTTATGGTAAAATTATTCGTCGGTTTTAATGTTGAATGACAAGACAGGTTGGGGTCGAGTTCCTGTTGTTCTACCTAACTGTTCCTGAGTACTTCTAATAGAGGATGATTTGTTAAGGTAGAATTTAGTCAGTGAGTTATTTTGAGCTATTTTGTATTGTAAAATAAAGTGTTTGCTGCCGTTTGAACTTTAGTTTAATATTTGCTTGGTTACTCGTTATTAAGcgtatttttgtaatttgcatAAACTTCTAATAATCATCATGTCCATGATATTTCAATAGATTTTTATACTTACGTGGCCATTACGTAAACTATTTGCCTTCACTTTCTGGAGGGTGCCACTTTTGTCTTTCTTCTTATCTCTTGTGAACAAAGCTTTCATCTGCAACAACATCAATATTAGTTTAATCTCAAACTTCATCTTGTCCCAATAAAAACTAACTTTCTCTAATCCGCTTTTCTTTTCCGGTTTGGGTGGTTTCTTTTCAGAAACCTTTATAACGGTTCTATCGATATCCTTGTCCAACCTGGGATCAAAATGCGATCCATCGTCAATACTTCTTTCTCGAGGCACATACTTGCTCCTATTGTTTCGATAAAATTCGTCTCTCGAGTTGATATCTGAGTCGTAGTCCCTTCTGGACTTTCGGAAGTTATTTTCGGAAGTATGATTCTTTTCGTTGGTGATTAGTAATGAACTGGCGAATCCTGGAACAAAGAATCAATCatgtaatgtaaaaaaattttcatttaccaAACGTTACCTTCGTCCTCACTCTCATTATAAAGATCGCGATGTCTTGGCGTTTTGGCATGAACCTTATAATTCTCAGTGCTATCCCTCCTAAAGTCATTCTCAATTCCTGAATCTACCAATCGATCCGTTCTCCTATCACTCTCCTCTCTATTCAGAAACCTCTCGGATCTAAACCTCTGGGCATTGCCACTTTCAAACCGATCTTCCCTGGGCAAAGACCCATGGAAAGAGCTGCCGAACGGTTGTGCTCTCTGATGGATTTCAGGAGTGGATCTATATATGCTTTTGTCCTTTATCAAGTTTGGTTTTTCCTGGACATAGCGACAGCGATTGTGACTAGAATCAAAGCGCTGGTTCTCTGGTGAGGACCGGTAGTCGCTGGGCTGATAATCGAAGCTTTTTGGTTCATTATCGGATAGTTCGTATTTGAAGCCGCTGGGGGAGTCTCGTGGATCGCCGAAGAACTTTTTTGTCCGTGTTTCAAAGTGACTGGAGAGAAAAAGCAAATTAGAAAGGCAAGTTATTATGCCTGGAATATTACCTTTCACCAAAGATATCCTTCTTGGTCTCCAATATGTACTTCTCTTTGTAGCCCACAGGGCTGGTAGAGCCGCCCCTATAATACCTAGAAGATTTCTCTGCAACAAGCATATTTTTTCTGGGAGGTCTGCTTGGAGGGCAATAATCGGGCGAGGGCGAGTTCTTGTCGGTGATTCTGCGATTGATTCTCGACTCCAAAAGATCTCTTCTCGCAGCTAAATCACTGCGACCCAACCCATTATCTCCATTAATATTATCAGGCTCAGTTAAACTTTCCCGACGTTTCGCATCCATGCCATCTCCACGCCCCCTCTCCATTATTCCATTGTAACTGGATGAAAATCCGTTTAACTGAGCAGGGCTTCGATATTTGGGCATTATGGGGCTTTCGGCCTTGTATTTATCTATCTCATCAATAAGTTTTTCAGTTTCACTTTGGTAACTCTCGAATTGTTCATCTCCAAACTGAGTAAACTGCTTCTCCGAGTCGTATTTCCTGGTGTTGAACCCTGAGCTGTCCTCTCCGCCGAGTCCTTCATCAGAGTCGGAGTGAGGTTGTCTTCTTCCGTTATATGCCTTGTGAACTGTTTGTTTCTCGTTATCTGAAACGAGAAAACGAATTTAATTATCCTTAATAATTGATTATGAATCACTTCTACCTTTGGCTCCGCAGACCACCTGTGCATATATGACAGGTTTGGTGAAATCCCTGGGCAAGTCTTCGTTGGATCTGTGTTTATCAGGACTGATGCCTCTGGTATATGAAAATGGTTGATTATTGTTGTGCTGCACTGATATGTTGGGCATTATTAATACGTTTGTTCTGGTGGGAGGTGGTGATGAACAAGAATCACTGCTCAGTCGTTTTACTATGTTGTTGACCGTTTTACCTGAAggttaaaaattgcttatttcaaCATGAACAAACCCTCACTGGTACTGATAATGGTAACCTCAATTGTaggcgaaaaaaatttaaacagatAGTTTAGAGAGGAGAATTACTCACCTTTAGTAAGGGGGAGCTTCTCCGCTGGTTTCTGACTGCTATGAATCATTTTTGGAGACTTGTTGATTTGAATCTCTTCAATAACAGACTGGATGGCTGGAGATACGAATTTGGTTTCTTTAGGACGCAACTCCTTGACTATCACTTCTGAATCGCTCTTCTCGCTATCAACGAGAGCTTCCGGCAAATTGCTGGTAATATCATTTTTCCGATTCTCCTTATTATCACTGCTCTTCAACTTCTTATGTGTCAAAGATTTCAGTTTCTTCCCAAGACCAAAATTCAGTTTGTGTTTCTTTTGACCCGACACGTTCTGTGCTTTATCTACGTCGATAATTATGGGCTGAGGCCCCTTTTTAGATGCAGAAGAGGTGATTCTAATTCCAGTTTCTCTGTAGAGTTCCTCATCGACTTCATCGATGTAATTTTTCAGCTGCTCTGTGACACTTTCCTGTTGGTTCTGTCTTATCGGGGTTGAGCTCTGAAGCAATTTGCCAAATAACGTTAGAAATTTAAAGCCTAATACACGTGTTCAACTGATGTTACCTGTACTATTTGCTGGGGAAATTCCTTATTTGGGGCAAAATAATCTTCTCTCTGGGTCACCTCAATAATCGGTGACAACTGTTTTTTACTACTAGTCACTTTCCTGGCACTCTCTTCACCATCACTCTCTGGTCGGCATTGAACTCTGAAATTAGAGTCCACAGGACCAAAAGCTTTTGACCTCAAAGAAGAGGCGTCGCTAACGCTTCTCCGAAGGTTAGATTTTTTGGGCTTAGCACTtgatttatggaaaatatcgaaaatggaGGATTTAGAGGTAGCGTTCTGATTTGGTGTTGAAGCAAAGGTGCGTGGTGGCTTCTTTGGGGGTTGCAGTTCGTTTGATCCGCGTCGTTTCAGTGCACGCCGATCTAACGACGTGGAAGGATAGTCAGTGGTAGTTTCTTTGCTTTTCTTTCTTGAGGGGAGTGTGTAGAATTTGTCTGGAATGGCACCTGAAACATAAAGAAAGTGGTTGGTTAGTTAAGTTCGTTGTGAGAAGATAACAGAGTATTATAGAATAGAAGGACTTATgtttaggaaaaaatctagATTTATGCGTTGCAAAGTAATCTTGTAGAGTGGTGCTGCATATAAGAAAACTTGAACAGAAGATGTTTTACAAGAAGATTCAAATTCAAAGTTCAACATTGGGATCTCTCTCTATCAATCTAAAATGAGTTCTTGGGATTCTAAAGGGGTAAGCTGAATCCTGAGCTCTTCGTGCACGATTTCCTTTGTAACACTTACCCCTATCACTAGCGACGCACCCTACATTATCAGCTTGTCGAATTACTTTGGCCGCTTCTTCGGCGAGTTCCTTCTTAGATCTTTTTACCCGTTGTTTTCTTATGGGTGACGTTAAGACAGTCTCTCCATTTATGCCAGTTATTGCTCCAGACGCCCTAGCATTTTCCCGGGGCactgaaataaaagaaaaataccatAGGACTAATGTAATAGTATTTTTGTATAGTTAGACTGAACTAACGGCTCAATTATGAGATGTTATTGACATTGATCTTAAGGTCCCTTCCAACCTTTATAGCCTTTCGCAGAGGCTGAAAGAAACATTTGTCTGGTATAGTTTCAATGAATTGCAACCAGAGAATCCCACGATTTTTTCTATACTCAAGAAACTGTTTATAAATGgtatattaacaattaaaaaaaaaattatggtcgAAGAACCTAAAAAAGACTTAGAGaatatgttgaaaaataaacgttgGACGCATCAACAGGTCATTTTTATCTTAACCCTTGGGGAAGCATATGAAATAGAAGACTTCGTTTTTAGGAAATAAAGATTCATATGTTTCTCAATTATCAATCCTCTCTCAACTGTTGCGTATCATTATTTTcatcgaaaacaaaattatcgtagtcagtaataataaaatctaaattacaaaatagcTAATTAACCGAATGTCCGATACGGAGATTGCCAATTTTTCAGTTGGTTGCTTCCGATAATTATAAAGCTGAACTCTACTGATTAAGGAATATAATTCGTGTTGTGTTGTGAGAATAATTCTATACAATCGAAAAGACAATGGCTGCAACTTGTATTGAACAATTTGAAGGTACACGCCCATGGGATTGTCTAGGACTAGATTTAGCGAAATTAATTTAGGATAAACGTgacttaaataatttacacgTATTGCTTCAGTAGAAGTATCATTAATCAAAGCAAGGATAAGtttaaggtaatttttttccgtttaATTAATTCCTTACAG comes from Euwallacea similis isolate ESF13 chromosome 9, ESF131.1, whole genome shotgun sequence and encodes:
- the blo gene encoding microtubule-associated protein futsch isoform X4, with amino-acid sequence MPRENARASGAITGINGETVLTSPIRKQRVKRSKKELAEEAAKVIRQADNVGCVASDRGAIPDKFYTLPSRKKSKETTTDYPSTSLDRRALKRRGSNELQPPKKPPRTFASTPNQNATSKSSIFDIFHKSSAKPKKSNLRRSVSDASSLRSKAFGPVDSNFRVQCRPESDGEESARKVTSSKKQLSPIIEVTQREDYFAPNKEFPQQIVQSSTPIRQNQQESVTEQLKNYIDEVDEELYRETGIRITSSASKKGPQPIIIDVDKAQNVSGQKKHKLNFGLGKKLKSLTHKKLKSSDNKENRKNDITSNLPEALVDSEKSDSEVIVKELRPKETKFVSPAIQSVIEEIQINKSPKMIHSSQKPAEKLPLTKGKTVNNIVKRLSSDSCSSPPPTRTNVLIMPNISVQHNNNQPFSYTRGISPDKHRSNEDLPRDFTKPVIYAQVVCGAKDNEKQTVHKAYNGRRQPHSDSDEGLGGEDSSGFNTRKYDSEKQFTQFGDEQFESYQSETEKLIDEIDKYKAESPIMPKYRSPAQLNGFSSSYNGIMERGRGDGMDAKRRESLTEPDNINGDNGLGRSDLAARRDLLESRINRRITDKNSPSPDYCPPSRPPRKNMLVAEKSSRYYRGGSTSPVGYKEKYILETKKDIFGESHFETRTKKFFGDPRDSPSGFKYELSDNEPKSFDYQPSDYRSSPENQRFDSSHNRCRYVQEKPNLIKDKSIYRSTPEIHQRAQPFGSSFHGSLPREDRFESGNAQRFRSERFLNREESDRRTDRLVDSGIENDFRRDSTENYKVHAKTPRHRDLYNESEDEGFASSLLITNEKNHTSENNFRKSRRDYDSDINSRDEFYRNNRSKYVPRERSIDDGSHFDPRLDKDIDRTVIKVSEKKPPKPEKKSGLEKMKALFTRDKKKDKSGTLQKVKANSLRNGHASTDYKNRRRLSTPSPVRDVPKRSESTHGSWFKSLDRLTKKRSEKRHKDGNITSTEDEITVGTRSKLSSSASNLRFFGDTDQESNGDSVRGITGPKKRPGLRSQSTRDLHNIAEEKRKVTSGLGRKAEHKSLNNISETHRDLKGSRTNLKPPISPNSRYNHEAKHRDDRRRRNKRPDLSSVESSTEGDSSQQSQRSIVYLHAATVGDIPGPEYLRTSSRAISREDLTSNGSSLIQPQVKTLSRSFSVLAPWKPRNQRDALDIDYTQYNKGSKNGKYEQRTSRNTSSRNESSTLKRKAQESRRNNYQQSLNRKSRSKENLARQSKEEVSRGSTSTLFKKKDKLPRENSRYLNQKEERRMPTKSHSVESIARKSRNEGRDVSRSVSMPRDTEKTAGWFKKSKK
- the blo gene encoding microtubule-associated protein futsch isoform X3; translation: MLIFVVCLLSFFFGLIFLTKTKVPRENARASGAITGINGETVLTSPIRKQRVKRSKKELAEEAAKVIRQADNVGCVASDRGAIPDKFYTLPSRKKSKETTTDYPSTSLDRRALKRRGSNELQPPKKPPRTFASTPNQNATSKSSIFDIFHKSSAKPKKSNLRRSVSDASSLRSKAFGPVDSNFRVQCRPESDGEESARKVTSSKKQLSPIIEVTQREDYFAPNKEFPQQIVQSSTPIRQNQQESVTEQLKNYIDEVDEELYRETGIRITSSASKKGPQPIIIDVDKAQNVSGQKKHKLNFGLGKKLKSLTHKKLKSSDNKENRKNDITSNLPEALVDSEKSDSEVIVKELRPKETKFVSPAIQSVIEEIQINKSPKMIHSSQKPAEKLPLTKGKTVNNIVKRLSSDSCSSPPPTRTNVLIMPNISVQHNNNQPFSYTRGISPDKHRSNEDLPRDFTKPVIYAQVVCGAKDNEKQTVHKAYNGRRQPHSDSDEGLGGEDSSGFNTRKYDSEKQFTQFGDEQFESYQSETEKLIDEIDKYKAESPIMPKYRSPAQLNGFSSSYNGIMERGRGDGMDAKRRESLTEPDNINGDNGLGRSDLAARRDLLESRINRRITDKNSPSPDYCPPSRPPRKNMLVAEKSSRYYRGGSTSPVGYKEKYILETKKDIFGESHFETRTKKFFGDPRDSPSGFKYELSDNEPKSFDYQPSDYRSSPENQRFDSSHNRCRYVQEKPNLIKDKSIYRSTPEIHQRAQPFGSSFHGSLPREDRFESGNAQRFRSERFLNREESDRRTDRLVDSGIENDFRRDSTENYKVHAKTPRHRDLYNESEDEGFASSLLITNEKNHTSENNFRKSRRDYDSDINSRDEFYRNNRSKYVPRERSIDDGSHFDPRLDKDIDRTVIKVSEKKPPKPEKKSGLEKMKALFTRDKKKDKSGTLQKVKANSLRNGHASTDYKNRRRLSTPSPVRDVPKRSESTHGSWFKSLDRLTKKRSEKRHKDGNITSTEDEITVGTRSKLSSSASNLRFFGDTDQESNGDSVRGITGPKKRPGLRSQSTRDLHNIAEEKRKVTSGLGRKAEHKSLNNISETHRDLKGSRTNLKPPISPNSRYNHEAKHRDDRRRRNKRPDLSSVESSTEGDSSQQSQRSIVYLHAATVGDIPGPEYLRTSSRAISREDLTSNGSSLIQPQVKTLSRSFSVLAPWKPRNQRDALDIDYTQYNKGSKNGKYEQRTSRNTSSRNESSTLKRKAQESRRNNYQQSLNRKSRSKENLARQSKEEVSRGSTSTLFKKKDKLPRENSRYLNQKEERRMPTKSHSVESIARKSRNEGRDVSRSVSMPRDTEKTAGWFKKSKK
- the blo gene encoding microtubule-associated protein futsch isoform X1, encoding MPSAEVTRSDSNRSDASQRPRVSFNRDVHVKRIGKCFHYGRNFNVPRENARASGAITGINGETVLTSPIRKQRVKRSKKELAEEAAKVIRQADNVGCVASDRGAIPDKFYTLPSRKKSKETTTDYPSTSLDRRALKRRGSNELQPPKKPPRTFASTPNQNATSKSSIFDIFHKSSAKPKKSNLRRSVSDASSLRSKAFGPVDSNFRVQCRPESDGEESARKVTSSKKQLSPIIEVTQREDYFAPNKEFPQQIVQSSTPIRQNQQESVTEQLKNYIDEVDEELYRETGIRITSSASKKGPQPIIIDVDKAQNVSGQKKHKLNFGLGKKLKSLTHKKLKSSDNKENRKNDITSNLPEALVDSEKSDSEVIVKELRPKETKFVSPAIQSVIEEIQINKSPKMIHSSQKPAEKLPLTKGKTVNNIVKRLSSDSCSSPPPTRTNVLIMPNISVQHNNNQPFSYTRGISPDKHRSNEDLPRDFTKPVIYAQVVCGAKDNEKQTVHKAYNGRRQPHSDSDEGLGGEDSSGFNTRKYDSEKQFTQFGDEQFESYQSETEKLIDEIDKYKAESPIMPKYRSPAQLNGFSSSYNGIMERGRGDGMDAKRRESLTEPDNINGDNGLGRSDLAARRDLLESRINRRITDKNSPSPDYCPPSRPPRKNMLVAEKSSRYYRGGSTSPVGYKEKYILETKKDIFGESHFETRTKKFFGDPRDSPSGFKYELSDNEPKSFDYQPSDYRSSPENQRFDSSHNRCRYVQEKPNLIKDKSIYRSTPEIHQRAQPFGSSFHGSLPREDRFESGNAQRFRSERFLNREESDRRTDRLVDSGIENDFRRDSTENYKVHAKTPRHRDLYNESEDEGFASSLLITNEKNHTSENNFRKSRRDYDSDINSRDEFYRNNRSKYVPRERSIDDGSHFDPRLDKDIDRTVIKVSEKKPPKPEKKSGLEKMKALFTRDKKKDKSGTLQKVKANSLRNGHASTDYKNRRRLSTPSPVRDVPKRSESTHGSWFKSLDRLTKKRSEKRHKDGNITSTEDEITVGTRSKLSSSASNLRFFGDTDQESNGDSVRGITGPKKRPGLRSQSTRDLHNIAEEKRKVTSGLGRKAEHKSLNNISETHRDLKGSRTNLKPPISPNSRYNHEAKHRDDRRRRNKRPDLSSVESSTEGDSSQQSQRSIVYLHAATVGDIPGPEYLRTSSRAISREDLTSNGSSLIQPQVKTLSRSFSVLAPWKPRNQRDALDIDYTQYNKGSKNGKYEQRTSRNTSSRNESSTLKRKAQESRRNNYQQSLNRKSRSKENLARQSKEEVSRGSTSTLFKKKDKLPRENSRYLNQKEERRMPTKSHSVESIARKSRNEGRDVSRSVSMPRDTEKTAGWFKKSKK
- the blo gene encoding microtubule-associated protein futsch isoform X2, which produces MPSAEVTRSDSNRSDASQRPRVSFNRDVHVKRIVPRENARASGAITGINGETVLTSPIRKQRVKRSKKELAEEAAKVIRQADNVGCVASDRGAIPDKFYTLPSRKKSKETTTDYPSTSLDRRALKRRGSNELQPPKKPPRTFASTPNQNATSKSSIFDIFHKSSAKPKKSNLRRSVSDASSLRSKAFGPVDSNFRVQCRPESDGEESARKVTSSKKQLSPIIEVTQREDYFAPNKEFPQQIVQSSTPIRQNQQESVTEQLKNYIDEVDEELYRETGIRITSSASKKGPQPIIIDVDKAQNVSGQKKHKLNFGLGKKLKSLTHKKLKSSDNKENRKNDITSNLPEALVDSEKSDSEVIVKELRPKETKFVSPAIQSVIEEIQINKSPKMIHSSQKPAEKLPLTKGKTVNNIVKRLSSDSCSSPPPTRTNVLIMPNISVQHNNNQPFSYTRGISPDKHRSNEDLPRDFTKPVIYAQVVCGAKDNEKQTVHKAYNGRRQPHSDSDEGLGGEDSSGFNTRKYDSEKQFTQFGDEQFESYQSETEKLIDEIDKYKAESPIMPKYRSPAQLNGFSSSYNGIMERGRGDGMDAKRRESLTEPDNINGDNGLGRSDLAARRDLLESRINRRITDKNSPSPDYCPPSRPPRKNMLVAEKSSRYYRGGSTSPVGYKEKYILETKKDIFGESHFETRTKKFFGDPRDSPSGFKYELSDNEPKSFDYQPSDYRSSPENQRFDSSHNRCRYVQEKPNLIKDKSIYRSTPEIHQRAQPFGSSFHGSLPREDRFESGNAQRFRSERFLNREESDRRTDRLVDSGIENDFRRDSTENYKVHAKTPRHRDLYNESEDEGFASSLLITNEKNHTSENNFRKSRRDYDSDINSRDEFYRNNRSKYVPRERSIDDGSHFDPRLDKDIDRTVIKVSEKKPPKPEKKSGLEKMKALFTRDKKKDKSGTLQKVKANSLRNGHASTDYKNRRRLSTPSPVRDVPKRSESTHGSWFKSLDRLTKKRSEKRHKDGNITSTEDEITVGTRSKLSSSASNLRFFGDTDQESNGDSVRGITGPKKRPGLRSQSTRDLHNIAEEKRKVTSGLGRKAEHKSLNNISETHRDLKGSRTNLKPPISPNSRYNHEAKHRDDRRRRNKRPDLSSVESSTEGDSSQQSQRSIVYLHAATVGDIPGPEYLRTSSRAISREDLTSNGSSLIQPQVKTLSRSFSVLAPWKPRNQRDALDIDYTQYNKGSKNGKYEQRTSRNTSSRNESSTLKRKAQESRRNNYQQSLNRKSRSKENLARQSKEEVSRGSTSTLFKKKDKLPRENSRYLNQKEERRMPTKSHSVESIARKSRNEGRDVSRSVSMPRDTEKTAGWFKKSKK